The following coding sequences are from one Ruminococcus flavefaciens AE3010 window:
- a CDS encoding DUF1292 domain-containing protein, translating to MSEMNEYTPDLFELIDEEGNKKQFELFDAAEIDGEQYFAMLPAIEDEDFLNSDCELVILKSIEEDGEEILASIDDDDEFETVSAFFMERLQDALEE from the coding sequence ATGTCAGAAATGAATGAATACACACCTGACCTCTTTGAGCTTATCGATGAGGAAGGCAATAAAAAACAGTTTGAACTTTTTGATGCAGCAGAGATAGACGGCGAACAGTACTTTGCTATGCTGCCTGCTATTGAAGATGAGGATTTCTTAAACTCAGACTGTGAGCTTGTTATTCTGAAATCGATTGAAGAAGACGGTGAAGAAATACTTGCTTCAATAGACGATGATGATGAGTTTGAGACTGTGTCAGCATTCTTTATGGAAAGATTACAGGACGCTCTCGAAGAATAA